The genomic window GCATAATACTAATGCTACCATTGCCTCCACCATTGGCACGGCTCTAGGAAGTACGCAAGGGTCATGTCTACCTTTACCTTTTAATAACATTTCTTCTCCTTGCTTATTAACGGTGCGCTGCTCTTTACGAATTGTCGCCGTAGGCTTAAAAGCTACTCGTAAAATAATATTTTCACCGTTAGAAATGCCGCCTTGAACGCCACCAGAGCGATTAGTTACCGTGCGAATTTCCCCGTTTTCATCTGTATAAAATTCGTCGTTGTGTTCGCTCCCATTTAGCAGAGTTCCCGCAAAACCCGAACCAATTTCAAAGCCTTTAGTTGCCGGGAGAGACATTACACCTTTGGCAATGTCCGCCTCAATTCTATCAAAAACTGGCGAACCTAAACCTTTTGGAACGTTACGAACGACACATTCCACCACACCGCCAACAGAATCCCCTTGTCTTCCTACTTGCTCGATTAGTTCAATCATCCGCTCGGCAGATTCTGGTTCAGGACAGCGTACAATGTTACTTTCAACTTGCTCTAAAGTTACCGTACTTGGATCGATTACCGCTTCTAAATCTTTGATCCGCTTAACATAGCCAACAATTTCTACATTAGCAAAGGTAGCCAGAATTTTTTTAGCGATCGCACCCGCCGCCACTCGTCCGATAGTTTCCCTAGCTGAAGAACGTCCCCCACCTTGCCAATTACGGATTCCATACTTAGCATCGTAAGTAGCATCAGCGTGAGAAGGACGATAGGATTTTGCCATCTCATCGTAATCTTGAGGGCGAGTATCTTTGTTTCGCACTAGAATAGCGATCGGCGTACCTAAAGTTTTACTTTCAAATACTCCCGACAGAATCTCACAAGTATCAGCTTCTTTGCGCGGTGTGGTAATTTTACTTTGTCCTGGTCGCCTACGGTCTAATTCCTTTTGGATTTCTTCTGCTGTAATCTCTAGTAATGGCGGACAGCCATCTATTGTCACCCCAACACCACCGCCGTGAGACTCACCAAAAGTAGTGACTCGAAACAAATGCCCAAAAGTATTACCCATGATGCGTCTTTAAGATAGCCTGATGTTTTCTAGCATAAACAAGTTGCAAGTCAAAATTCATAAGTTTTAGTTTAAAAGTACGCATTTAATTGAATAATTTTTAGGTATTTAGATAAAATGCCGATCCGATATGATTCATAAACGTTAACTGTGGGGGCGCAATGCTTTGCGCCCCCACTTCACAACTGATTTAGGATTGCTATA from Synechocystis sp. PCC 7509 includes these protein-coding regions:
- the aroC gene encoding chorismate synthase, yielding MGNTFGHLFRVTTFGESHGGGVGVTIDGCPPLLEITAEEIQKELDRRRPGQSKITTPRKEADTCEILSGVFESKTLGTPIAILVRNKDTRPQDYDEMAKSYRPSHADATYDAKYGIRNWQGGGRSSARETIGRVAAGAIAKKILATFANVEIVGYVKRIKDLEAVIDPSTVTLEQVESNIVRCPEPESAERMIELIEQVGRQGDSVGGVVECVVRNVPKGLGSPVFDRIEADIAKGVMSLPATKGFEIGSGFAGTLLNGSEHNDEFYTDENGEIRTVTNRSGGVQGGISNGENIILRVAFKPTATIRKEQRTVNKQGEEMLLKGKGRHDPCVLPRAVPMVEAMVALVLCDHLLRHYGQCKVLP